The following proteins are co-located in the Urocitellus parryii isolate mUroPar1 chromosome 15, mUroPar1.hap1, whole genome shotgun sequence genome:
- the Kptn gene encoding KICSTOR complex protein kaptin, with protein MGEAAVAAGPCPLREDSFTRFSSQSNVYGLAGGAGGRGELLAATLKGKVLGFRYQDLRQKIRPVAKELQFNYIPVDAEIVSIDTFNKSPPKQGLVVGITFIKDSGDKGCPFLNIYCDYEPGSEFNLDSIAQSCLNLELQFTPFQLCHTEVQVGDQLETVFLLSGNDPAIHLYKENEGLHQFEEQPVENLFPELTNLTSSVLWLDVHNLPGTSRRLSALGCQSGYVRVAHVDQRSQEVLHMWTVLQDGPISRVIVFSLTAPEEAPDQPRQEACSVLVVSMLEPAVVYRDLLNRGLEDQLLLPGSDQFDSVLCGLVTDVDLDGQPEVLVATYGQELLCYKYRGPELGLPGATPGFQLLWQRSFSSPLLAMAHVDLTGDGLQELAVVSLKGMHILQHSLIQASELVLTRLRRQVEQRRRRPRGLGDRSGPGPAEPPVS; from the exons ATGGGGGAGGCGGCCGTGGCCGCGGGACCCTGCCCGCTGCGCGAGGACAGCTTCACGCGTTTCTCGTCGCAGAGCAATGTGTACGGGCTGGCCGGCGGCGCGGGTGGACGCGGGGAGCTCCTCGCCGCCACCCTTAAAGGCAAGGTGCTCGGCTTCCGCTACCAAGACCTCCGACAGAAAATCCGGCCGGTGGCCAAGGAGCTGCAGTTCAACTACATCCCCG TGGATGCAGAGATTGTCTCCATCGACACCTTCAACAAGTCACCCCCGAAGCAGGGCCTGGTTGTGGGGATCACTTTCATCAAG GATTCAGGGGACAAGGGATGCCCCTTTCTTAACATTTATTGCGACTATGAGCCTGGCTCTGAATTCAACCTCGACTCCATTGCGC AGAGCTGCCTGAACCTGGAGCTCCAGTTCACACCTTTCCAGCTGTGTCACACAGA GGTCCAGGTTGGGGATCAGCTGGAGACTGTGTTTCTCCTGAGCGGAAATGACCCAGCCATCCATCTCTACAAGGAG AATGAAGGGCTGCATCAGTTTGAAGAACAGCCCGTGGAGAACCTCTTCCCAGAGCTCACGAATCTGACCAGTAG TGTCCTCTGGCTTGATGTCCACAACCTCCCCGGCACATCCCGGCGCCTCTCGGCTCTCGGCTGTCAGAGTGGCTATGTCCGTGTCGCCCACGTGGACCAACGGAGTCAAG AGGTGCTGCACATGTGGACAGTGCTGCAGGACGGCCCCATCTCCCGAGTGATCGTGTTCAGCCTCACGGCCCCCGAGG AGGCCCCGGACCAGCCGAGGCAGGAGGCGTGCAGCGTGCTCGTGGTCAGCATGCTGGAGCCGGCAGTGGTGTACCG GGACCTGCTGAACCGGGGCCTTGAAGACCAACTTCTCCTGCCTGGCAGTGACCAGTTTGACAGCGTCCTCTGTGGCCTGGTCACTGATGTGGATTTAGATGGACAACCAGAAGTCCTGGTGGCCACCTATGGACAG GAGCTGCTCTGCTATAAGTACCGCGGCCCCGAGTTGGGGCTGCCGGGGGCCACCCCTGGCTTCCAGCTGCTGTGGCAGCGGAGCTTCTCAAGCCCCCTGCTGGCCATGGCTCATGTGGACCTGACCGGCGACGGGCTGCAGGAGCTGGCCGTGGTCTCCTTGAAGGGCATGCACATCCTACAG